One Leopardus geoffroyi isolate Oge1 chromosome C1, O.geoffroyi_Oge1_pat1.0, whole genome shotgun sequence DNA segment encodes these proteins:
- the PRPF38A gene encoding pre-mRNA-splicing factor 38A isoform X1, translating to MANRTVKDAHSIHGTNPQYLVEKIIRTRIYESKYWKEECFGLTAELVVDKAMELRFVGGVYGGNIKPTPFLCLTLKMLQIQPEKDIIVEFIKNEDFKYVRMLGALYMRLTGTAIDCYKYLEPLYNDYRKIKSQNRNGEFELMHVDEFIDELLHSERVCDIILPRLQKRYVLEEAEQLEPRVSALEEDMDDVESSEEEEEEDEKLERVPSPDHRRRSYRDLDKPRRSPTLRYRRSRSRSPRRRSRSPKRRSHLHSPSPRRERHRSKSPRRHRSRSRDRRHRSRSKSPGHHRSHRHRSHSKSPERSKKSHKKSRRGNE from the exons ATGGCGAACCGTACGGTGAAGGATGCGCATAGCATCCACGGCACCAATCCTCAGTATTTGGTGGAGAAGATCATTCGGACGCGAATCTACGAGTCTAAGTACTGGAAAGAGGAGTGCTTTGGACTGACGG ctgaaCTTGTAGTCGATAAAGCCATGGAGTTGAGGTTTGTGGGTGGTGTCTATGGTGGCAACATAAAGCCAACTCCCTTTCTGTGTTTGACCTTGAAGATGCTTCAAATTCAACCCGAGAAGGATATCATTGTAGAGTTTATCAAAAATGAAGATTTCAA GTATGTCCGCATGTTGGGAGCACTTTACATGAGGCTGACAGGCACTGCAATTGATTGCTACAAGTACTTAGAGCCTCTGTACAACGACTATCgaaaaatcaagagccagaaccGAAATGGGG AGTTTGAACTGATGCATGTGGATGAGTTTATTGATGAACTGCTGCACAGTGAGAGAGTCTGTGATATCATTCTACCCCGGCTACAG AAACGCTATGTGCTAGAGGAAGCTGAGCAACTGGAGCCTCGGGTTAGCGCTCTAGAAGAGGACATGGATGATGTGGAGTCcagtgaagaggaagaagaggaagatgagaag TTGGAGAGAGTGCCATCACCTGATCATCGCCGGAGAAGCTACCGAGACTTGGACAAGCCCCGTCGTTCTCCCACACTGCGCTACAGGAGGAGTAGAAGCCGGTCTCCCAGAAG GCGGAGTAGGTCTCCTAAAAGGAGGAG TCATCTCCACAGCCCCTCCCCTCGCCGAGAAAGGCATCGGAGCAAAAGTCCAAGACGTCACCGCAGCAGGTCTCGAGATAGAAGGCACAGATCCCGCTCCAAGTCTCCAG GTCATCACCGTAGTCACAGACATAGGAGCCACTCAAAGTCTCCTGAAAG ATCTAAGAAAAGCCACAAGAAGAGCCGGAGAGGGAATGAGTAA
- the PRPF38A gene encoding pre-mRNA-splicing factor 38A isoform X2 has product MANRTVKDAHSIHGTNPQYLVEKIIRTRIYESKYWKEECFGLTAELVVDKAMELRFVGGVYGGNIKPTPFLCLTLKMLQIQPEKDIIVEFIKNEDFKYVRMLGALYMRLTGTAIDCYKYLEPLYNDYRKIKSQNRNGEFELMHVDEFIDELLHSERVCDIILPRLQKRYVLEEAEQLEPRVSALEEDMDDVESSEEEEEEDEKLERVPSPDHRRRSYRDLDKPRRSPTLRYRRSRSRSPRRRSRSPKRRSPSPRRERHRSKSPRRHRSRSRDRRHRSRSKSPGHHRSHRHRSHSKSPERSKKSHKKSRRGNE; this is encoded by the exons ATGGCGAACCGTACGGTGAAGGATGCGCATAGCATCCACGGCACCAATCCTCAGTATTTGGTGGAGAAGATCATTCGGACGCGAATCTACGAGTCTAAGTACTGGAAAGAGGAGTGCTTTGGACTGACGG ctgaaCTTGTAGTCGATAAAGCCATGGAGTTGAGGTTTGTGGGTGGTGTCTATGGTGGCAACATAAAGCCAACTCCCTTTCTGTGTTTGACCTTGAAGATGCTTCAAATTCAACCCGAGAAGGATATCATTGTAGAGTTTATCAAAAATGAAGATTTCAA GTATGTCCGCATGTTGGGAGCACTTTACATGAGGCTGACAGGCACTGCAATTGATTGCTACAAGTACTTAGAGCCTCTGTACAACGACTATCgaaaaatcaagagccagaaccGAAATGGGG AGTTTGAACTGATGCATGTGGATGAGTTTATTGATGAACTGCTGCACAGTGAGAGAGTCTGTGATATCATTCTACCCCGGCTACAG AAACGCTATGTGCTAGAGGAAGCTGAGCAACTGGAGCCTCGGGTTAGCGCTCTAGAAGAGGACATGGATGATGTGGAGTCcagtgaagaggaagaagaggaagatgagaag TTGGAGAGAGTGCCATCACCTGATCATCGCCGGAGAAGCTACCGAGACTTGGACAAGCCCCGTCGTTCTCCCACACTGCGCTACAGGAGGAGTAGAAGCCGGTCTCCCAGAAG GCGGAGTAGGTCTCCTAAAAGGAGGAG CCCCTCCCCTCGCCGAGAAAGGCATCGGAGCAAAAGTCCAAGACGTCACCGCAGCAGGTCTCGAGATAGAAGGCACAGATCCCGCTCCAAGTCTCCAG GTCATCACCGTAGTCACAGACATAGGAGCCACTCAAAGTCTCCTGAAAG ATCTAAGAAAAGCCACAAGAAGAGCCGGAGAGGGAATGAGTAA